The following are from one region of the Arachis duranensis cultivar V14167 chromosome 10, aradu.V14167.gnm2.J7QH, whole genome shotgun sequence genome:
- the LOC107470499 gene encoding uncharacterized protein LOC107470499, translated as MSSPFPSCFRPSHTRRNCPPLPAPPGSSNPNLTTYLYHTDTGLVTLTWSRSILGRSLHVQVHNHNPFDSPSSSSSSSPSSSSFQLHIKPFIFWKKHGSKTLSSTTRLFWNLSKAKFSSSFSPEPHSSFYLALVVHNRIVLLLGDSPKDAYSKSKALHANNPHSLLLKKEHVFADTVYSTTAIFGGKTRRIQIDCGSSRDNDSASSKLSFSVDGDRVLQIKRLKWKFRGNERVEIDGVPVQISWDVYNWLFDKDSNGDGHAIFMFKFEADEHGVDRNVVNPWAQQNWNLGLSGSCDWAKMSSSSVSVGSSAGSFGGSSSVLEWSSVEENELVDPVGFSLIVYAWKR; from the coding sequence atgtCATCGCCATTCCCTTCCTGCTTTCGGCCATCCCACACCCGCCGTAATTGTCCTCCATTACCGGCGCCACCAGGCTCCTCCAACCCCAACCTGACCACATACCTGTACCACACCGACACGGGCCTCGTGACTCTAACATGGTCACGCTCTATCTTAGGCCGCTCCCTCCACGTCCAGGTCCACAACCACAACCCCTTCGattccccttcttcttcttcttcttcttctccttcttcttcctcctttcaaCTTCACATAAAGCCCTTCATATTCTGGAAGAAGCACGGATCCAAAACCCTCTCTTCCACCACGCGACTCTTCTGGAACCTCTCCAAGGCCAAgttctcttcctccttctcccCGGAACCCCACTCCTCCTTCTACCTCGCGCTCGTCGTCCACAACCGCATCGTTCTCCTCCTCGGCGATTCCCCCAAAGACGCCTACTCCAAGTCCAAGGCTCTCCACGCTAACAACCCCCACTCCCTCCTCCTCAAGAAGGAACACGTCTTTGCCGACACCGTTTACTCCACCACCGCCATTTTCGGCGGCAAGACCCGCCGTATTCAAATCGACTGCGGCTCCTCCAGGGATAACGACTCTGCCTCCTCCAAGCTCTCTTTCTCCGTCGACGGCGACAGGGTGCTGCAGATAAAGCGCCTCAAGTGGAAGTTCAGGGGCAATGAGAGAGTTGAAATCGACGGCGTTCCGGTTCAGATCTCGTGGGACGTGTACAACTGGCTCTTCGACAAGGATAGTAACGGCGATGGGCACGCCATTTTCATGTTCAAGTTCGAGGCGGATGAACATGGCGTGGACAGGAACGTCGTGAATCCATGGGCGCAGCAGAACTGGAACTTGGGTTTGAGTGGCTCCTGCGACTGGGCCAAGATGTCGTCTTCTTCCGTCTCGGTGGGTTCCTCCGCCGGGTCATTCGGCGGAAGCTCCTCCGTGTTGGAATGGTCCAGTGTGGAGGAGAACGAGTTGGTAGATCCCGTTGGCTTCTCACTCATTGTTTATGCATGGAAGCGCTGA
- the LOC107470476 gene encoding uncharacterized protein LOC107470476 codes for MGKKKFIDKKKSATFQLLARDTSDPSFGNSPGADCVFVRVDNNPLPAADFISAGDDYDNRNSVFDDAPGDDESDDAGDFAFSSSTSSMPLGSRGFVGSVGATPLPEEVRREILELGFPDDGYNYLIHLREIKNAGGGSAYYQNPKFRVEDIPRDVKAYDASRLKISEVDGEPEPDSIYSVASKTTTVRVQKVVDPEVAALLDDSDLSRFGSDVEDLEEDFVVRANLHEDGDNVEEKAHICDGKNFEESMTNGNQNNAHELQVSSHTRVTDNLGSLGGVANGATGVGCADEKERARRLLDEQFDLFERQEYGTDDNDDDDDDSYEHYGAEEDGSLAEKLKCCLNNDMMDDLEHNDDKYKVPADILKNKEGPKVEEEDCAADVIRRCKEYAEVYEVEEDGDNDVVLFEESSDESEVWDCETIVSTYSTLDNHPRKIDAPEVARKKKLAGTVSAAMSSSSQLISLRGKEKLPLDFLPGNKSTSAERVKGLSTARIEYKRKPHGLETKEEKKERKAAVKEERREARRMKKEMKDLYRSEAHRAQRVAAISGPASIHLL; via the exons ATGGGGAAGAAGAAGTTCATCGACAAGAAGAAATCCGCAACATTCCAGCTTCTGGCTCGAGACACATCTGACCCGTCCTTCGGCAACTCTCCCGGTGCTGACTGTGTCTTCGTCCGGGTTGACAACAACCCACTCCCTGCCGCCGATTTCATCTCTGCCGGTGACGACTATGACAACAGAAATTCCGTGTTTGATGATGCTCCTGGTGACGACGAAAGTGATGATGCTGGCGACTTTGCTTTCAGCAGCTCGACGAGCTCTATGCCGCTGGGGAGCCGTGGTTTCGTTGGTTCGGTGGGGGCAACGCCGCTTCCGGAGGAGGTGAGAAGGGAGATTCTGGAGCTAGGGTTCCCCGATGATGGGTATAATTACTTGATTCATTTGAGGGAAATCAAGAATGCTGGTGGTGGCTCTGCGTATTATCAAAACCCTAAGTTCAGGGTTGAAGACATCCCTCGTGACGTAAAG GCATATGATGCTTCAAGATTGAAAATCTCAGAAGTTGATGGTGAGCCCGAGCCAGATTCTATATACAGTGTAGCATCGAAGACTACTACTGTAAGGGTTCAGAAAGTGGTTGATCCTGAAGTAGCAGCTTTGCTCGACGATAGTGATTTATCACGGTTTGGCTCTGATGTTGAAGATTTGGAGGAAGACTTTGTTGTGAGGGCGAACCTCCACGAAGATGGTGATAATGTAGAAGAGAAGGCACATATATGTGATGGTAAGAATTTTGAAGAATCAATGACAAATGGAAACCAAAACAATGCACATGAATTGCAAGTTTCTTCACATACCAGAGTTACAGATAATCTTGGGTCCTTGGGTGGTGTTGCAAATGGTGCGACTGGAGTGGGTTGCGCTGATGAGAAGGAAAGAGCTCGTCGCCTGTTGGACGAACAATTTGATTTG TTTGAACGCCAAGAATATGGAACTGATGacaacgatgatgatgatgatgattcttATGAACATTACGGGGCTGAAGAAGATGGATCCCTTGCCGAGAAGCTGAAGTGCTGTCTAAACAACGATATGATGGATGACCTGGAACACAACGATGACAAGTATAAGGTTCCAGCTGATATATTGAAGAATAAAGAGGGACCAAAGGTTGAGGAAGAGGATTGTGCTGCTGATGTGATTCGCCGTTGCAAGGAGTATGCCGAGGTGTACGAAGTTGAAGAAGATGGAGACAACGATGTTGTACTTTTTGAAGAAAGTAGCGATGAATCAGAAGTTTGGGATTGTGAGACAATTGTTTCAACGTATTCGACTTTAGATAACCATCCTAGAAAGATAGATGCACCCGAAGTAGCCAGGAAAAAGAAGTTGGCTGGAACTGTGTCTGCAGCCATGAGTTCCTCTAGTCAATTAATATCCCTTAGAGGAAAAGAGAAACTGCCTCTAGACTTCTTGCCCGGTAATAAAAGTACTTCCGCTGAAAGGGTTAAAGGGCTGAGCACTGCAAGAATCGAGTATAAGAGAAAGCCACATGGTCTAGAGacaaaggaggagaaaaaagaACGAAAG GCTGCTGTGAAGGAGGAGCGGCGAGAAGCAAGACGcatgaaaaaagaaatgaaggatCTTTATAGGAGTGAAGCACATCGTGCGCAGAGAGTTGCTGCCATATCTGGGCCTGCTTCTATTCATCTTTTGTAG
- the LOC107470426 gene encoding dehydrodolichyl diphosphate synthase CPT3-like, producing the protein MHKDTGGITSHLLGGLSSCLRRCIFGILSMGPVPHHITFIIDGNRRFAKKSNLAEGIDHKAGFSSLIFMLRYCYKLGVKYVTVYAFSIDNFKRKPKEVQSLMEFMREKIEELLQDKSTINEYGVKLHFIENLQLLAEPVRISMKKAMKVTAHNKHRVLLVCVALTTSFFGAIPFILFNLSLYINKII; encoded by the coding sequence ATGCACAAAGATACTGGAGGTATTACAAGCCACCTGCTTGGAGGTTTATCCAGCTGTCTTAGGAGATGCATATTCGGCATATTATCTATGGGTCCTGTGCCACATCATATTACTTTTATCATTGATGGGAATCGAAGGTTTGCAAAGAAGAGTAACTTGGCTGAAGGGATTGATCATAAGGCTGGATTTTCATCTCTCATTTTCATGCTTAGGTATTGTTATAAATTAGGAGTGAAGTATGTAACTGTCTATGCATTCAGCATCGATAACTTCAAAAGAAAGCCCAAAGAGGTGCAATCCTTGATGGAATTTATGCGAGAAAAGATTGAGGAGTTGCTTCAAGATAAAAGCACTATCAATGAATACGGTGTTAAACtacattttattgaaaacttGCAGTTATTAGCTGAACCTGTGAGGATTTCAATGAAAAAGGCAATGAAGGTCACTGCCCACAACAAACACAGAGTATTGTTAGTTTGTGTAGCCTTAACTACCTCATTTTTTGGTGCCATTCCTTTTATACTATTTAACTTAAGTTTGTATATTAATAAGATTATATGA
- the LOC107470510 gene encoding probable transcription factor At1g61730, which produces MKSRRGAGLDNDAEELFSLAKQKQVAPEDSDNESQVPRPQPEQEDSSEEEEAATSSDEDEDTDEGEDEREKHVLVPRKPQPQKVFKPSSYSSKPSPKLKSQPSASVSQTKSGSKRAAENSIDHSNQPKRGKKAQEDHAVSSVEEDPQKSKSLFQRIFSKKDEIGILKGLSEFIAKTGKEPYKCADEFYEFMKGSNLIRANASCMKLKEKIRQLKKKFENNLEKEKNGKGTTLKPHELEALQLGKNVWGHDGCGGETVLNETAKKDTVNNEKAAKITSKKALVPHSNEKAEAKSKLNSEPLDSNEGRRMSEFSVTSLALTSMLRYDGTFGKPFSEDYIRKGIELLGVSKREDIEARCKKFKDAENKLYAEIAEFYAELS; this is translated from the exons ATGAAGAGTCGAAGAGGAGCTGGGTTAGACAACGACGCTGAGGAGCTGT TTTCCTTGGCGAAGCAGAAGCAAGTCGCTCCTGAAGACTCTGACAACGAATCACAGGTTCCCAGGCCTCAGCCTGAACAAGAAGATAGCagcgaggaagaagaagcagcaactTCATCTGACGAGGACGAAGACACAGACGAAGGCGAAGATGAACGTGAGAAACACGTGCTGGTTCCCAGGAAGCCTCAACCGCAAAAAGTTTTCAAACCCTCGTCATATTCTTCTAAACCCTCTCCAAAGTTGAAGTCTCAACCTTCGGCTTCTGTCAGTCAAACCAAATCTGGGTCAAAGCGCGCAGCCGAAAATAGTATCGACCACTCGAACCAACCAAAACGTGGGAAGAAGGCACAGGAGGATCACGCCGTCAGCTCCGTTGAAGAGGATCCGCAGAAATCCAAATCCCTCTTTCAGAGGATTTTCAGCAAGAAAGATGAGATAGGTATCTTGAAAGGCCTGTCTGAGTTCATCGCAAAAACAGGGAAGGAACCCTATAAATGCGCTGATGAATTTTACGAATTTATGAAGGGGTCGAATTTGATTCGGGCAAATGCATCATGCATGAAATTGAAGGAGAAGATCCGCCAGCTGAAGAAGAAGTTTGAGAACAAcctagaaaaagagaagaacgGCAAGGGGACAACCTTAAAGCCGCACGAGTTGGAAGCACTTCAGTTGGGAAAGAATGTTTGGGGCCACGATGGTTGTGGCGGTGAAACAGTGCTCAACGAAACTGCAAAAAAGGATACAGTTAATAATGAGAAGGCTGCGAAGATTACTTCCAAGAAGGCACTAGTGCCCCATTCAAATGAAAAAGCTGAAGCAAAGTCCAAACTAAATTCTGAACCTTTGGATTCAAATGAAGGTAGAAGGATGAGTGAATTTTCTGTGACTAGTTTAGCTTTGACTTCAATGTTGAGGTACGATGGGACTTTTGGTAAGCCTTTCAGTGAAGATTATATTAGAAAGGGAATAGAGTTACTTGGAGTCTCAAAGAGGGAAGACATCGAGGCTAGGTGCAAAAAGTTCAAAGACGCTGAAAATAAATTGTATGCGGAGATAGCTGAATTCTACGCCGAGCTAAGTTGA